The Streptomyces sp. JB150 genomic interval CTGCGGGCCCTTCTGACCCTGCGAGATCTCGAACTCGACCCGCTGGCCCTCTTCCAGGGTGCGGTACCCGTCCATCTGGATCGCGCTGTAGTGGACGAAGACGTCCGCACCACCGTCGACCGCGATGAAGCCGTACCCCTTCTCCGCGTTGAACCACTTGACGGTGCCCTGAGCCATGCCTAACTCCCCTATTACTGGCCCTTGCACAGATCCACACTTCGCGGATCCGGGTCAGACCTCGCCCCCCAGTCAGCGGGGGCGTGCGCCGGAACGCGTCGACCGCGGCTGAATGTATCTGTCCAACTGCCGTCTGCAACAGGTCAATCGGACGAGAAATCCGGGCACCGGTGATCGGTTATTCACGGAGAATTCACCCGAATTCCGGGCAAGTCGGGCCCGGCATAAGGAACGAAAGGCGCAAAAGGCCCGCTGATTTTGGCTGCATCTCGACGCAGCTCCATCTCGCGAAGCGGAGCGGGTTCCCCAACTCTACCGCGCTCAACCACATGGAATTGCCCCCTCCGCATCTCTCACGGTGGGGGCAATTCGATGAACAGTGCGTGACAGCGGCGAACTCAGCAGCCGCCGGCGACCGCCGGAATGATCGAAACGCCCGCGCCGTCGGGCGTGGCCGTCTGCAGGCCCTGCTCGAACCGCACGTCGTCGTCGTTCACGTACACGTTGACGAACCGGCGCAGCTTGCCCTGGTCGTCCAGCACGCGGGCGGCGATGCCGGTGTGGTTCTTCTCCAGGTCGGCGATGACCTCGGCGAGGGTCGCCCCTTCGGCGGTGACCTCGGCCTGCCCGCCGGTGTAGGTGCGCAGGATGGTGGGGATGCGAACGGTCACGCTCATGCGAGGCCAGCCTCTCGGAAGGATTCCAGGTTCGGACGGATCGTGGCGGTGAGTCCCGTGCCGGCCACCGCGTCGAGGGTCTTCAGGCCGTCGCCGGTGTTCAGCACGACGGTGGTCTTCGTGGGGTCGAGGACGCCGCTCTCGATCAGCTTGCGCGTCACGCCGACCGTCACGCCGCCCGCCGTCTCCGCGAAGATGCCCTCCGTGCGGGCCAGCACCTTGATCGCGTCGACGATCTGCTCGTCGGTGACGTCCTCCACCGCGCCGCCCGTGCGCCGGGCGATGTCCAGGACGTACGGCCCGTCCGCCGGGTTCCCGATGGCCAGCGACTTGGCGATGGTGTCCGGCTTCTGCGGCCGGACCACGTCGTGCCCCGCCTTGTACGCCGCCGACACCGGCGAGCAGCCCTCGGCCTGCGCGCCGAAGATCTTGTACGGCCTGTCCTCGACCAGTCCGAGCCTGATCAGCTCCTGAAGGCCCTTGTCGATCTTGGTGAGCTGGGAGCCGGAGGCGATCGGCACCACGATCTGGTCCGGCAGCCGCCAGCCCAGCTGCTCGCAGATCTCGTACGCCAGGGTCTTGGACCCTTCCGCGTAGTACGGCCGCAGGTTGACGTTGACGAAGCCCCAGCCCTCGCCCGCCGGGTCGCCGATCAGCTCGGAGCAGAAGCGGTTCACATCGTCGTAGTTGCCCTCGATGCCGACCAGTTCGCCGCCGTAGACCGCGGCCATGACGACCTTGCCCTGCTCCAGGTCGTGCGGGATGAACACGCACGAGCGGAAGCCGGCGCGGGCCGCCGCGGCGCCCACGGCGCCGGCCAGGTTGCCCGTGGAGGAGCAGGACAGGGTGGTGAAGCCGAAGGCGCGCGCCGCCTCCAGGGCCTGCGCGACCACGCGGTCCTTGAAGGAGTGGGTCGGGTTGCCGGAGTCGTCCTTGACGAAGAGCTTGCCGGCCTCGACACCCAGCGCGCGGGCCAGGTTGTCGGCCTGGACGAGCTTGGTCCAGCCCGGGTTCAGGTTCGGCTTGTCCGCCACGTCGGCCGGGACGGGGAGCAGCGGCGCGTACCGCCAGATGTTCGCGGGGCCCGCCTCGATGCGCCGGCGCAGCTCCTCGGTGTCGTACGCGGAGAAGTCGTAGGCGATCTCCAGCGGGCCGAAACACTCCTCGCAGGCGAAGACCGGGCCGAGCGGGACGCGGTGCCCGCACTCACGACAGGAGAGCGCGGCGGCGGGACCGAGGTCTACGGTGGAAGTGTCCGCCGAAGCGGCGGCAGCGGAATCGGTGGTGCTTGCAACAGTCTGCACAGCCATGTGAGGCGAGGCCCTTTCTCCTCATCTTCCTCACGACGCACTTCGCCGTGAGACGGATTTGGCACCTTCCCTAGCCGGGGAGCCTCGCGAAAATGATCAACAACGATCTACGAGACCGGCTGGAGGGTTGCCGGGGCTTCATCGGGCCGTGTCCCTCTGCCCCTCTGGATGAGCTGTATGTGGTTGTCAGCGGCGGCGACCCCGGACATGCGATGGTCATCCGCGTTGCCCATGACTGTAACCGAAGGCCAGGACAGTTGAGATAGTCGTCCGAACCGCGAGATGGATCACAGAGGAATCCCGACAGTGAGGAGCCGCAGACCGTGCTGGAAGAAGTCGAGCGCTGGCTGAACACCCGCTCCTGGTCCGTGGCCGATCGCCCGCTGGTGAAGATCCTGGCCGCCAAACGGGCCACGGGCCAGACGGTGAGCGTCGTGCTGCCCGCGCTCAACGAGGAGGAGACGGTCGGCGACATCGTCACCGTCATCCGCCGCGACCTGGTGCGGCAGGTGCCGCTGGTCGACGAGATCGTCGTCGTGGACTCGGGCTCCACCGACCGCACCTCCGAGGTGGCCGCCGCCGCGGGCGCCCGGGTCGTTCACCGCGACGAGATACTGCCGCGGCTTCCGGCCGTCCCCGGAAAGGGTGAGGTGCTGTGGCGGTCCCTGCTCGTGACGCGCGGTGACCTCGTCTGCTTCGTCGACGCCGATCTGCGGGACTTCTCCTCCGACTTCGTCACCGGCATCGTCGGCCCGCTGCTGACCGACCCGGACGTGCACCTGGTCAAGGCGATGTACGACCGCCCGCTGGGCAACGCGGCCGGGCAGGGCGGCCGGGTCACCGAGCTGATGGCCCGCCCGCTGCTGAACATGCACTGGCCGCAGCTGGCCGGCTTCGTGCAGCCGCTCGGCGGCGAGTACGCGGCCCGCCGCTCGCTGCTGGAACAGCTGCCGTTCCCCGTCGGGTACGGCGTGGAGCTGGGGATGCTGGTCGACGCGCTGCACCTGGTCGGCCTGGACGCGCTCGCGCAGGTCGACGTCGGGGTGCGCAAGCACCGGCACCAGGACGGGCAGGCGCTCGGGCGGATGGCCGCGGCGATCTACCGCACGGCCCAGCTGCGGCTGGCGCGCGCGCATCTGGTGCGGCCGTCGCTGACCCAGTTCGAGCGGGTCGGGGACGGCTTCGAGCCGCGCACGTACTGCGTGGACACGGTGGAGCGCCCGCCGATGGTGGAGATCGCGGAGTACGCGGCCCGCCGGGTGGCGTGACCCGGTCGGACCGCCTGTATACGGCCGAACCGTACGTTTGAGCGGTTGGGGGTCGGGCTAGGTTGAGGACCATGGCTTCGACGTCAGGTGCTGCACAGGTACTGGTGGCCTCCAACCGGGGCCCGGTCTCCTACCGGATCGGCGACGACGGCTCGCTGCACGCCAAGCGGGGCGGCGGCGGGCTGGTGTCGGGTCTGTCGGCGATCGGGCCGGACGCGGGCGCGCTGTGGGTGTGCTCCGCGCTCGGTGACGGCGACCGTGAGGCGGTGCGCCGCGGGATCGGCGAGGACGGCGTGCGGATGCTGGACATCCCGGCCGACGTGCACGCGGACGCGTACAACGGGATCGCGAACTCGGTGCTGTGGTTCGTCCACCACATGCTGTACCAGACGCCGCTGGAGCCGGTCTTCGACGCGGAGTTCCGCCGCCAGTGGGCGTCCTTCGAGACGTACAACCGGGCCTTCGCCGAGGCGCTGGCGGCCGAGGCGGCCGGGGGCGCGGCGGTGCTGGTGCAGGACTACCACCTGGTGCTGGTCCCCGGGATGCTCCGCGAGCTGCGGCCCGACCTGCGCATCGGCCACTTCTCGCACACCCCCTGGGCGCCCCCGGAGTACTTCCGGATGCTCCCGGACGACATCGCCCGCGCCGTGCTGGGCGGGATGCTCGGCGCGGACCGGCTCGGGTTCCTCACCCGGCGCTGGGCGGACGCGTTCACCGCGTGCTGCGAGGCGTTCGCGGGCGGGCTCGGCTCCACCCGGATCGGGGTCCACGGGCTCGGCGCGGACGCCGACTTCCTGCGCCGGCGCGCGCACGAGGCGGACGTCGAGGAGCGGATGACCGCGCTGCGCGCGGAGATCGGCGAGGGCCGCAAGACGATCGTCCGGGTCGACCGCACCGAACTGTCCAAGAACATCGTCCGCGGCCTGCTCGCCTACCGTCAGCTCCTCGCCGACCACCCCGAGTGGCGCGAACGCGTCGTGCACGTCGCCTTCGCCTACCCCTCCCGGCAGGACCTCGCCGTCTACCGCGACTACACCGCCGAGGTCCAGCGCCTGGCGACGCAGATCAACGACGAGTACGGCACCCCCGGCTGGACCCCCGTCGTCCTCCACGTCAAGGACGACTTCGCCCGCTCCCTCGCCGCCTACCGCCTGGCCGACGTCGCCCTGGTCAACCCCATCCGCGACGGCATGAACCTGGTCGCCAAGGAGGTCCCGGTCGTCTCCGACGAGGGCTGCGCCCTGGTCCTGTCCCGCGAGGCCGGCGCCTTCGAGGAACTGGGCGAGGACGCGCTGGTGGTGAACCCGTACGACATCGTGGGCACGGCGAACGCCCTCCACCAGGCCCTCACCCTGCCCCCCGCCCAACGGGCCGAACGCACCAAGCACCTCGCCGCAGCGGCCACGGCCCTCCCCCCGGCCCAGTGGTTCCTGGACCAGCTGACGGCCCTGACGAACGAGCAGGACTGACACCCCTGCCTGACGGCCCGGCAGGACGCAGGACCCTGCCGGGCCGTCACGGCTCAGAGGGCGGAACGCGGTCACGCGCAGCGGGCACTGACGGGGCGGAGGCTTCGGGGCCAGAGGCGCTAGCGGGGCGGAGGCTTCGGGGCCACAGACGCTGACGGGGCGAGGGCGCGGAGGCCGGACGCCTGACGAACGGGACATCCGAGGGGCCTGACCGCGCCGACCGGGCCTGGCCCGACGCGCCCAGGCCACGGCCGAGCCACCGGGACGCGGCGGTCTGCGGCCGCCCGGCGCGGCGGATGCCCAGGCCGGCACGTGGACCGCCCGGCGGCGCGGCCCCCGTGGGCGGCAGCCCGCCCGTGTGCCGTAGTCCGAAGGGACCCGCGCGCGTCCCACTGCCCGGGCGGCGCGGCCCACCGGCCCCGGCAGCCGAGCGGCCCCCGGAGACTCCTGTCTCCGCGCTCGCCGGCCTATCGGCCGAGGCACCGGGGCGGCAGCAGGTGCCGTACGTCCCTGGCCGCACCCCACCGGACCGGCCCGCCAGGGCGGCCGTGCGTTCGTCGCGGCGGTCAGCCCGGATGCATGGGCACGCGCTCGTCCCTACGGCCGACGAGGTCATCGAGGGCGGTAGCGCGCCCGAGTGCCGCGCCCCGGCGGGTCGGTCCGTCGGGGCGGTCGCGGTGGTCGTGCCGGAGTGCGGGCAGCCTGGATCCGTCTCGCCGGAGGCGTCAGGGCAGGTGGGCTGCCAGGGTGTGGAGGAGGTGGACTACCCCTTCGGGGCCGGGGACGACCAGGTCGGCGCGGTCGCGGAGTTCGGTGACCTCGTCGCTGCCGCTGCAGACGAGGAGGCCGGGGGTGCCGTCGGCGCGGAGATCGCCGACGGCGGCGTAGGCGGGGAGGTCGCCGAGGTCGTCGCCGGCGTAGAGGACCGCTTCGACGCCGGTCTCGCGGACGTACCGCTTCAGGGCGACGCCCTTGTCGATGCCGGGCGGGCGCAGTTCCAGGACCAGGCGGCCCGGTTCGACGATGAGGCCGTGCCGGGTGGCCAGGTCACCGAGCGGGGTGCGCAGGGCCTCGAACGCGGCCTGCGGGTCGGCGGCGCGGCGGGTGTGCACGGCCACGGCGAACCCCTTGTCCTCCACCCAGGCGTCCTGGAAGCCGGTGAGGAGGGCGGGCAGGGCGGCGCGGACCTCGGCGACGCCCGGGTGCGGGTCGGGGGCGGTGATCTCGCCGGTGGCCGCGTCCCAGCGTTCCGCGCCGTAGTGGCCGAGGACGACCAGGCGGTCCAGGCCGGGGACGTCGGCGAAGCCGCCGTAGCGCACGGCGACCGCGGCCGGGCGTCCGGTGATGACCGCGACGGCGGCGACCTTCGGGGCGAGCGCGGTCAGCGCGGGCACCGCGCCGGGGTGCGCGCGGGCCTGCCGCGGGTCGGCGACGATCGGTGCGAGGGTGCCGTCGAAGTCGAGCGCGACCACCGCGCCGCCGGGGCGGGCGAGAAGGGCGCGCAGGCCGTCGCGGCCCTGCTCGGTCGCCGGTTCGGGAAGGTCCGTCGCATGTGTGTGAGGGCTGCCCATACGGCGAACCTAACCCCACGGGGCGCGGTCGAACCGTGAGCCTGGCCTCACCGCTCGGCGCGTCTGCGCTCCCTGACCCGGCGCAGCCGGTTCACCGTCACCGGGTCGTGCTCCAGTGCGCGCGGGTCGTCGAGCAGGGCGTTGAGGAGCTGGTAGTAGCGGATCGGGGCCAGGCCCAGCTCCTCCCGTATCGCGCGCTCCTTGGCGCCGGGGCCGGGAAAGCCCCGGCGCTCCAGCGCGAGGATGTCCTGCTCCCGTCGTCCGAGCGGCTGCCGCTCCCCACCGTCCATGGGTCAAAACGCTAGCCGCCGGCACTGACATCCGGACGACGGGTGACGACGGGTGAGGCCGGGCCTAGCCCGCGGCCGCCTCGCTCTCCGCGGTGAGCGCCGTGTTCTCCAGCGCGCCGAGGACGGCCGACGGGCTGCCGCCGGGGGCGACCGCCTTGCCGATCTGCTTCTTCACCTCGGCGCTGACCCGTGCCCAGGAGGTCTTGTCCACCGGGTACAGCTCGGCGAGCGGCAGTTCCTTCAGGAACGGCTGGAGCTCCCTGTCCTCGGCGGACGCGCTCATCACCTCGGAGGCGGAGGTGGTCACCGGCAGCAGTTCGTACTCACGCGAGAACGCGAGCACGTTCTTCCTGTCGTAGACGAAGTCGAGGAACTCCCCGATCTCCTCCTGGTGGCCGTTCTGCTTGAACGCCAGCATCCAGTCGGCGACGCCCATGGTCGCCTTGGACTCGCCGTTGAGGCCGGGCATCGGCACCATGCCGTACTTCACGCCCTTCTGCTCGGCCATCTTCATCAGCGAGGGGTGGCCGTTGAGCATGCCGACCTGCCCGTCGGCGAACGCCGCGAAGGCGTCGGCGCGGTTGAGCTTGGCGGGGGCGACGGGACCGGTCAGCTCCTTGCCGACGAGTTCGTCGCGCAGCCAGGTGAAGGTCTCGACGTTCTCCGGGGAGTCGATGCCGTAGCCGCCGGAGCCGTCGGTGTAGCCGCCACCGCCGCTGAGCAGCCACTGCATGGTCTCGGCCTGCGCCTCCTCGGGCCCGAGCGGCAGCGCGTACGGGAACTTCACGCCCTCGGCCTTCAGCGCCTCGGCGCCGGCGGCCAGCTCCGCCCAGGTGGTGGGCGGGGTGATGCCGGCCTTGGCGAAGAGGGTCTTGTTGTAGAAGAGCAGGCGGGTGGAGGCCGCGAACGGCATCCCGTACTGCACGCCGTCGAGCTGGCCGGCAGTGGCGAGCTGGGAGACGAAGTCGGCCTGGACCGGGATGGAGAGCAGGTCGTCGGCCGGGTAGAGCAGCCCCGCGTCCGCGTAGTCGGCGTACGCGCCGATCTGCGCCATGTCGGGTGCCTTGCCGGCGTCGACCATCTCCTTGACCTTGGCGTCGACGTCGTTCCAGGAGTAGACGCTGACCTCGATCTTCACTCCGGGGTGGTCGGCCTCGTACTCCTCGACCAGCTTCGCCCAGTACTTGGTGGAGCTGTTGGCCGGGCTGTCGCCGTAGTCGGCGGCGACCAGCCGCAAGGTGACGTCGTCGGAGTCTCCGGTGAGGCCGCAGCCGCCCAGGACCGCCGTCATGCCCAGGGCGGACATCACCGCGATCATTCCCGTCTTGCGCCGCTGCACTGCTTCCCCAACCCCTGTCGTCTCACGTGTTCCTGTTGTCCGAATTCCGGAAGGAGGTCTACACCTTCCGGGAAAACAAGGTCTACACCACGCGAGTGGACTAGACCTCTTCCGGGTCCTCGGGCCACACTGTCCCCCGTGAGACACGTCATCGCCCTCGATGTGGGCGGCACCGGGATGAAGGCCGCCCTGGTCGGGGCGGACGCCGTGCCCTTTGCGGACACACCCGGACCGCCCGTGCCCGCGCTGCTGCACCAGGCGCGCCGGGCCACCGGCCGCGAGCGCGGCCCGGAGGCGGTCGTGGAGACGATCCTCGACTTCGCCGCCGAGCTGTCCGCGTACGGCGAGCGACACCTCGGCGAACCGGCCGCCGCCGCCGGAGTCGCCATCCCCGGCATCGTCGACGAGCAGCGGGGCGTCGCCGCCTACTCCGCCAACCTCGGCTGGCGCGACGTCCCCCTGCGCGACCTGCTGCGCGAACGGCTGTCCGGCATCCCCGTCGCCCTCGGCCACGACGTGCGCACCGGCGGCCTCGCCGAGGGCCGCGTCGGCGCCGGCCGGGGCGCCGACCGCTTCCTGTTCGTCCCGCTGGGCACCGGCATCGCGGGCGCCATCGGCATCGACGGCACCGTGGAGGCGGGCGCGCACGGCAACGCGGGCGAGATCGGCCACGTCGTCGTACGCCCCGGCGGCACCCCCTGCCCCTGCGGCCAGCACGGCTGCCTGGAGCGCTACGCCTCCGCCGCCGCCGTCAGCCAGGCCTGGGCCGAGGCGACCGGCGACCCCGACGCGGACGCGGCGGACTGCGCCAAGGCCGTCCTGTCCGGCGACCCGAACGCCGTCCGGATCTGGCAGGAGGCGGTCGACGCCCTCGCCGACGGCCTGGTCACCGCCCTCACCCTGCTGGACCCCCGCACGATCGTCATCGGTGGCGGGCTCGCCGAGGCGGGGGAAACCTTGTTCACACCGCTGCGGGACGCCGTCCGGCGGCGGATCACCTTCCAGCAACCGCCGTCGATCGTCCCGGCGGCCCTGGGCGACACGGCCGGCTGCCTGGGCGCCGGGCTCCTGGCGTGGGATCTCCTGGATTCGACCGACGGTACGGAGGTAACGACCTGATGGCACCCCAGCCAGGGGCGCGGGACAGCGCCGCATCGCGACCGGACCGCGGGGCGCGACCGGCCACGACGATCCCGCACCCCGCGACGGACGGCACCCCGCTGCTGCTGACCGGCGCCCACGTCGTCCTGCCCACGGGCACCGTCGAGAACGGCCGGCTGGCGGTCGAGGGCACCCGCATCGCCGCCGGCGCCCCGGCCGGCGCCCACGTCCTCGACGTGACCGGCCACTGGCTCGTCCCCGGCTTCGTCGACCTGCACAACCACGGCGGCGGCGGAGCCAGCTTCACCAGCGGCACCGTCGACGACGTCCTGCGCGGCATCCACACCCACCGCACCCACGGCACCACCACCCTCGTCGCCTCCACCGTCACCGGCGACATGCACTTCCTCGCCCAGCGCGCCGGACTCCTCAGCGAGCTGGCCGAACAGGGCGAGATCGCCGGCATCCACTTCGAGGGCCCGTTCATCTCCCCCTGCCGCAAGGGCGCCCACTCCGAGGAACTGCTGCGCGACCCGGACCCGGCCGAGGTCCGCAAACTGATCGACGCCGCCCGCGGCCACGCCAGGATGGTCACCCTCGCCACCGAACTGCCGGGCGGCATCGACTCCGTACGCCTCCTCGCGGACCACGGCGTGATCGCGGCGATCGGCCACACCGACGCCACGTACGAGCAGACCGTCGAGGCGATCGAGGCGGGCGCCACCGTCGCCACCCACCTGTTCAACGCGATGCCCGCGCTCGGCCACCGCGCCCCGGGCCCCATCGCGGCACTGCTGGAGGACGAGCGGGTCACCGTCGAGCTGATCAACGACGGCACCCATCTGCACCCGGCCGCGCTGGAGCTGGCGTTCCGGCACGCGGGCCCGAGCCGGGTCGCGTTCATCACCGACGCGATGGACGCGGCCGGCTTCGGCGACGGCCGCTACATGCTCGGCCCGCTGGAGGTCGAGGTCGCGGACGGCGTGGCCCGGCTGGTGGAGGGCGGCTCGATCGCGGGCTCCACGCTCACCCTGGACCGCGCCTTCAAGCGGGCGGTGACCGTCGACCGGCTGCCCGTCACGGACGTCGTCGCGGCCCTGTCCGCCAACCCGGCCCGGCTGCTGGGCATGGACGACCGGATCGGCTCCCTGGAGCCCGGCAAGGACGCCGACCTGGTGCTGCTGGACGGCGACTTCGAGCCGGTCGGCGTGATGCGCCGGGGCGAATGGGTGGTTGAGCCCCAACTGGGGTGATCCGTCCGCGAGTCGAGGGACGACGGCCGGTTCCGGGACTGGGCCGGCCGCCGTCTCTTTGGCATGATCGAGCCCTCCGGGGAACGTCTCGCACCTCCGGAGACACACGTCTCGACAAGCGCATTCACTCGGGGGAGGCCGGCCCAGGTGATCCTCACGGTCACGCTGAACACCGCTCTCGACATCACGTACCGCGTCCGGTCCCTGCGGCCCCACACCACCCACCGGGTCACCGATGTCACCGAGCGCCCCGGCGGCAAGGGCGTCAACGTCGCCCGGGTCCTCGCCGCCCTCGGCCACGAGGTGACCGTCACCGGTTTCGCGGGCGGCGGCACCGGACGGGCCGTGCGGGACGGCCTCACCGCCACACCGGGCGTGACCGACGCGCTCGTCCCCGTCGGCGGCGCCACCCGGCGCACCGTCGCCGTCGTCGACGAGCACAGCGGCGACACCACCCAGCTGAACGAGCCGGGCCCGCTGATCGACCCCGCGGAGTGGTCCGCCTTCCAGGAGGTCTACGCGGACCTGCTCACCGCCGCCGACGCGGTCGCCCTGTGCGGCAGCCTCCCGCCGGGCGTCCCGGTGGGCGCCTACGCCGGGCTGGTCCGCACCGCCCGCGCGGCCGGCGTCCCCGTCCTGCTGGACACGAGCGGCGAGCCGCTGCGCCGGGCCGTCGCAGCCCGCCCGGACATCATCAAGCCGAACGCCGACGAACTGGCCGAACTGACCGGCGCCTACGAGCCGCTGCGCGCCACCCAGGACGCGCGCCGGCGCGGCGCCCGCGCGGTGGTGGCCTCCCTCGGCCGGGACGGTCTGCTCGCCCTGACCCCGGAGGGCCGCTGGCGCGCCGCCCCGCCCGCGCGGATACCCGGCAACCCGGCCGGCGCGGGCGACTCGGCCGTCGCGGGCCTGCTGTCGGGACTGGTGGAGAACCTGCCGTGGCCGGAGCGCCTGGCCCGCGCGACCGCCCTGTCGGCGGCGACGGTCCTCACCCCGGCGGCCGGGGAGTTCGACCGGCGCTCCTACGAGGAGCTGCTGGGGCGGGTCGCGGTGACCCCGGAGGCCACCGCCGCGTGAGCCGCCCCGCGCGGGCTACTCCACCCAGCCCTTGGCCAGCCACAGCCGGTCGAGGTTGGCGTCGCACTGGTTGCCCTGCTCGCAGGAGATCTTCAGCTCGTTGGTGCCCTTGTTGAGCTGGATCCAGTTGTAGGTCTGCGTCCAGCCCTTCGCGTAGTCGCCCTCGGGGGCGTGCGCGAAGTTGGCCATGTTGACCTTGCGGGTCTGCGGCGTGCCGTTGACGGTGAGGGTGGCGTCGGCGTCCTTGCCGGGCACGCCGTAGCCCACGAACAGGGTGTACTTGCCGCTCTCCGGGATGCCGTCGACCTTCCAGGTGACGGACGCTCCCACGGTGTTGAAGCCGGTGACGTAGAAGCCGCCGTCCGCCTTGGCGCCCTTGACCTCGGAGGCGGTGGTCGCGCCGCCGCCGAGCTGGAGCGTCTTGGCGTCGATCGACGGCAGCTCCTTCTCGCCCGCCGCGCCGGAGGCGCTGCTCGTCGGCGTCGGTTCGGCGCTCTCGGTCGCGGTCGGGGTGGGCGTGGCGTCGCCGCCCGCGGCGTCGTCGCCGGAGTCGCTGCTGACCATGGCCACGCCGATGCCGATGACGACGGCCGCGACGACCGCCACCGCGCCGATCAGCAGGCCCTTGGTGTTCGGACCGCGCCGGCCGCCGCCGCCCCCGGGCGCCGGCTGCTGGGTGGTCGGCGCGCCGCCGGGATAGGTCTCGGGTGCGGCGTAGTGCGCGTGGGGCCGCCCGTAGGCACCCTGCTGCGGCGGCACGCCCTGTCCGTACGTGGCGTGCTGCTGCCCGCGCGGGCGGTCCCCGACGGTGCGCACCCTGCTGACCGAGTTCGGGTAGCCGTAACCGCCGGACGGCGGCTGGGCGCCGTTGGCCTGACCGTCGGCGTAGAGGTAGCCGAACGGGTCGTCGTCCTCGGGCGTGCTCGCGCCGTTGTTGCCGGGCGTCATCCCTCGTACTCCTCAAGCAGGTGCGGGTTCGGTGCGTGCGGTGGTGAGAGGGCGAGCCTACCCGCTCTGACTGACCCGAACGGGTGACCCGGATCGCATCACTTCGCTGACCTGCGGCTCAGCCGGCGCGGCGGTGCTGTTTGGGACGAGATCGTTTCTCGACGTACATCCGCTCGTCCGCTGACTTGAGCACTTCGTCCGCGGTCATCCCGCAGTGCGCCCAGCCGATGCCGAAGCTGGCGCCCACCCGGACCGCGCGGCCCTCGGCCCGGATCGGCTGGATGATCTCGTTGCGCAGCCGGACGGCGAGGTCCGCCGCGTCGGCGCGGCCGAGGCCGTCGGCGAGGATCACGAACTCGTCGCCGCCGAGCCTGGCGACGGTGTCGCCGTCGCGCACCCCGTTGCTGAGCCGGCGGGCGACCTCGATGAGGACGGCGTCGCCCGCGTTGTGCCCGAACCGGTCGTTGATGGACTTGAAGCCGTCGAGGTCGCAGAAGAGGACCGCGAGGCCCTTGGTGCCGTCGTCGTGGTCGCCCTCGGGGGCGACGGTGTGGACGTGGTGGTCGTAGACGTCGTAGCCGTCGGCGCCGGGCGGGAAGTCGAAGGCGTGGCCGGGCTCGTAGCCGGCGGGGCCGTAGGCGGCGTCGTAGGAGTCGTAGGAGTC includes:
- the nagA gene encoding N-acetylglucosamine-6-phosphate deacetylase codes for the protein MAPQPGARDSAASRPDRGARPATTIPHPATDGTPLLLTGAHVVLPTGTVENGRLAVEGTRIAAGAPAGAHVLDVTGHWLVPGFVDLHNHGGGGASFTSGTVDDVLRGIHTHRTHGTTTLVASTVTGDMHFLAQRAGLLSELAEQGEIAGIHFEGPFISPCRKGAHSEELLRDPDPAEVRKLIDAARGHARMVTLATELPGGIDSVRLLADHGVIAAIGHTDATYEQTVEAIEAGATVATHLFNAMPALGHRAPGPIAALLEDERVTVELINDGTHLHPAALELAFRHAGPSRVAFITDAMDAAGFGDGRYMLGPLEVEVADGVARLVEGGSIAGSTLTLDRAFKRAVTVDRLPVTDVVAALSANPARLLGMDDRIGSLEPGKDADLVLLDGDFEPVGVMRRGEWVVEPQLG
- a CDS encoding 1-phosphofructokinase family hexose kinase, whose protein sequence is MILTVTLNTALDITYRVRSLRPHTTHRVTDVTERPGGKGVNVARVLAALGHEVTVTGFAGGGTGRAVRDGLTATPGVTDALVPVGGATRRTVAVVDEHSGDTTQLNEPGPLIDPAEWSAFQEVYADLLTAADAVALCGSLPPGVPVGAYAGLVRTARAAGVPVLLDTSGEPLRRAVAARPDIIKPNADELAELTGAYEPLRATQDARRRGARAVVASLGRDGLLALTPEGRWRAAPPARIPGNPAGAGDSAVAGLLSGLVENLPWPERLARATALSAATVLTPAAGEFDRRSYEELLGRVAVTPEATAA
- a CDS encoding carbohydrate-binding protein produces the protein MTPGNNGASTPEDDDPFGYLYADGQANGAQPPSGGYGYPNSVSRVRTVGDRPRGQQHATYGQGVPPQQGAYGRPHAHYAAPETYPGGAPTTQQPAPGGGGGRRGPNTKGLLIGAVAVVAAVVIGIGVAMVSSDSGDDAAGGDATPTPTATESAEPTPTSSASGAAGEKELPSIDAKTLQLGGGATTASEVKGAKADGGFYVTGFNTVGASVTWKVDGIPESGKYTLFVGYGVPGKDADATLTVNGTPQTRKVNMANFAHAPEGDYAKGWTQTYNWIQLNKGTNELKISCEQGNQCDANLDRLWLAKGWVE